One window from the genome of Paramormyrops kingsleyae isolate MSU_618 chromosome 3, PKINGS_0.4, whole genome shotgun sequence encodes:
- the shld2 gene encoding shieldin complex subunit 2: MADAPTIHVFLGAPGPSLDDVPGPDPDRGPWRTVNLRLEGGRLQPRQHESGGILGGQGGVDPVTLTNEGLGRLNIDPPDRSTSKRVIALSQIKWADHEGQGLCPSAVRDYLDSSFPEHGPGQAGARPSGSVSAGTEYLSVWTISQVLMLRGKLGTGQKEEVAERPPTSPESSPELYSPAGGESEIGGPGTDKGSQELLSTLSSRQEEGGLGLEATPDGILCSQSSPSKTTGEVTDATGHAQPAAADAAVSFSGQRSPVSPASKKSRASPSGARIQEQPGSSHRSLRMNSCDSTTLLAYCVTRRTPCSILGVVLYPCHLKEVKVKSGAWAGSTVPLATIVVTDQSGVEMKVVLWRSAAFWALTVNPGDLLLITGVTIHEDKWRGEVVLQSTRSSRLLNLGQLTCDHQPPAPWGVSQYTLDELCSHMREKYRPLMTLPARVPQDPQDIPYARLRALKPDTLVHAVLRVISSSLFKVWRTEAASFSRTGAVQKATLTVEQGDGQQGELVLWGAAMTWLNRIQRNKDAVWDFRVLLVKQNNISGHLDLHSTPWGACKPLFPGDKKATMFCSAIQPYLGLASFEIDLQTLLSQKYTGDVELRCHITSFQFQSSSSQDASPVLNGDTPLEGILLALSGDVTFTGCGQCGSELATDANGIYRSCYPCLPHTAVRRYYRPAHMTVREGEREVGIQVPSVLVQKILQDVPPEKLNKAVAPASDRTFVQVVAETLCSLLSDPHCTASLTIYSHFQCDENSIPTAHDLLLLDFTLQR; the protein is encoded by the exons ATGGCAGATGCGCCGACTATCCACGTTTTCTTGGGTGCCCCGGGTCCGTCTCTCGATGACGTGCCTGGTCCCGACCCAGACCGAGGCCCATGGAGGACTGTGAACCTCCGTTTAGAAGGGGGGAGACTGCAGCCCAGGCAACATGAGTCTGGCGGCATTCtaggggggcagggtggggtggATCCTGTTACGCTCACTAATGAGGGATTAGGACGACTGAACATCGACCCCCCGGACAGAAGCACCTCAAAGAGAGTCATTGCACTCTCACAAATAAAATGGGCAGACCACGAGGGGCAGGGCTTATGCCCCAGCGCAGTCCGTGATTACTTGGACAGCAGCTTCCCTGAGCATGGTCCAGGCCAGGCGGGGGCGAGGCCCAGTGGCTCAGTGTCTGCAGGGACAGAGTACTTGAGTGTCTGGACCATCAGCCAGGTGCTTATGCTGAGAGGGAAACTGGGAACAGGGCAGAAAGAAGAAGTGGCAGAGAGGCCACCCACAAGCCCAGAGAGTAGCCCAGAGCTGTACAGCCCAGCAGGTGGCGAGAGTGAGATAGGGGGACCGGGCACTGACAAGGGGTCACAGGAGCTCCTCAGTACTCTGAGTAGTAGACAGGAAGAAGGTGGCTTGGGACTGGAGGCCACACCTGACGGCATCCTCTGCTCCCAGAGCTCCCCTTCAAAAACCACAGGGGAAGTTACAGATGCAACGGGCCACGCACAGCCCGCTGCCGCAGATGCCGCAGTGAGCTTCTCAGGTCAGCGTTCTCCAGTGTCCCCAGCCTCCAAGAAGAGCAGAGCATCCCCGAGTGGGGCAAGGATACAGGAGCAGCCAGGGTCATCACACAGGAGCCTGCGAATGAACTCTTGTGACTCCACCACACTCCTGGCCTACTGTGTGACCAGGAGAACGCCTtgctccatcctgggtgttGTACTGTACCCATGTCACCTGAAGGAGGTTAAGGTGAAGTCAGGGGCCTGGGCAGGGTCCACGGTTCCCCTGGCAACCATTGTGGTCACTGACCAATCAGGTGTGGAGATGAAGGTGGTGTTATGGAGATCTGCAGCATTCTGGGCCCTGACCGTGAACCCAGGCGATCTGCTGCTGATTACAG GCGTGACCATCCATGAAGATAAGTGGAGGGGGGAGGTGGTCCTGCAGTCCACACGCTCCAGCAGGCTGCTTAACCTGGGCCAGCTCACTTGCGACCACCAGCCACCAG CCCCGTGGGGTGTCAGTCAGTACACTCTGGATGAGCTCTGCTCCCACATGCGGGAGAAGTACCGCCCCCTGATGACCCTCCCAGCCCGAGTCCCCCAGGACCCTCAGGACATCCCTTATGCCCGCCTCAGGGCCCTGAAGCCAGACACACTGGTCCACGCTGTGCTGAGAGTAATCAGTAGCTCTCTGTTCAAAG TTTGGCGCACAGAGGCGGCGAGCTTCTCTCGGACAGGAGCTGTGCAGAAGGCTACGCTGACTGTAGAGCAAGGagatggccagcagggggagttGGTGCTATGGGGAGCCGCGATGACCTGGCTAAACCGTATCCAAAGGAACAAAG ACGCAGTCTGGGATTTCCGAGTTCTTTTGGTGAAACAGAACAACATATCTGGCCATCTGGACCTGCACTCCACACCCTGGGGTGCCTGCAAACCTCTCTTTCCTGGCGATAAAAAGGCAACAATGTTCTGTAGTGCAATCCAGCCATATCTGGGCCTGGCCAGCTTTGAGATAGACCTGCAGACTCTTCTGTCGCAGAAATACACAG GTGACGTGGAGCTGAGGTGTCACATCACGAGCTTCCAGTTCCAAAGCAGCTCCTCCCAAGATGCCTCACCAGTACTGAATGGGGACACGCCGTTGGAGGGGATTTTGTTAGCGCTCTCTGGGGACGTGACCTTCACCGGCTGTGGGCAGTGTGGCTCTGAGCTGGCCACTGATGCCAATGGGATCTACCGGTCCTGTTACCCATGCCTTCCCCACACTGCCGTTCGCCGCTACTATAG GCCTGCCCATATGactgtgagggagggggagagagaggtcGGCATCCAGGTGCCCTCTGTACTGGTGCAGAAGATTTTGCAGGATGTTCCCCCAGAGAAGCTGAACAAGGCCGTGG CTCCTGCCTCAGACAGAACATTTGTCCAGGTGGTGGCTGAGACActctgctctctgctctccGATCCCCACTGCACCGCATCCCTGACTATCTACAGCCACTTCCAGTGTGATGAGAACAGCATCCCCACTGCCCACGACCTCCTCCTGCTGGATTTCACCCTGCAGCGTTGA
- the nfkb2 gene encoding nuclear factor NF-kappa-B p100 subunit isoform X1, whose product MSSTMSLEENQYNINMIETEFMMDFPYSFMPSVKSEPYLPETANGPYLQIIEEPKQRGFRFRYECEGPSHGGLPGASSEKNKKTYPTVKVCNYMGYARVEVQLVTHMDPPRVHAHSLVGKHCNESGMCSMEVGPTDLTAQFNNLGILHITKKGVLEVLSKRLREEKLKQKGPNYHFTDAEEQEILKEAKELGNKMDLNVVRLKFTAYLPDGDGDYTRALKPAISKPIYDSKSPNASNLKISRMDKTCGSVLGGDEIFLLCDKVQKDDIDIRFFEEDKEGGWEDFGDFSPTDVHKQYAIVFKTPKYHTPDIERPVTVFLQLKRRKGSDCSEPKQFTYVPHVQDKEEVQRKKKKPLPHSFDPWNGPPGGAAGTGRGPGSFGGSGRGGNGGFPFNPQLDMGFSTMGTFMGNGTRMAASVPAPSTPADRQEGSRVPPGGPPLQQQLLQIASMLQNRATQTARRTARALLDYCSTGDVCLLLAVQRQLYSVQDENGDTPLHLAIIHQQPAVVQQLVYMISTIPQQQILNIRNHMSQTPLHLAVITKQHKVLDCLLKAGADPTLVDRDGRSVLHLAADIGDEFVLRVLLTHLKENYSHLFNTADYHGLHPLHLAVKKGGERCLRALVLCGARVNAAELKSGNTALHIAVRENLFKVACMLITELKADVNASTFCGNTPLHLAASLGSPTLCSMLVAAGARKDLENDEPLFLSSSDEEDDDKEDEAVEEMSMQQQIASSPSEVPKNPRKRAGGHTPLDLARCQKVRAILDSRESDRPSREVAKPSEKQEEAKPQMDIETLSKLCGILSQANVPLRQLAEKLGMLTLADLYQESPSPCQHLLENYQLGGGQLETLVEALQSLGLNEGVKLLRQTELRDKAQSTDATVDSGFGSHVTEDVEEQEIQQPVMANP is encoded by the exons ATGTCCAGTACAATGAG CTTGGAAGAAAATCAATACAACATCAACATGATTGAAACTGAG TTCATGATGGACTTCCCGTACTCATTCATGCCGTCCGTGAAGAGCGAGCCTTACCTGCCAGAGACAG CAAATGGGCCATACCTACAGATCATCGAGGAGCCCAAACAG AGGGGATTTCGATTTCGCTATGAGTGCGAGGGTCCCTCCCATGGTGGTCTGCCCGGCGCCTCCAGTGAGAAGAATAAGAAGACTTACCCCACAGTCAAG GTGTGTAACTACATGGGCTACGCCAGGGTGGAGGTGCAGTTGGTGACGCACATGGATCCCCCTCGGGTGCACGCACACAGCCTGGTGGGCAAGCACTGCAACGAGAGTGGCATGTGCAGCATGGAAGTGGGGCCCACTGACCTGACGGCGCA GTTCAACAACCTGGGCATCCTCCACATCACAAAGAAAGGGGTCCTTGAGGTCCTCTCCAAGAGACTTAGGGAGGAGAAGCTGAAGCAGAAGGGACCAAACTACCACTTCActg ACGCAGAAGAGCAGGAAATATTAAAGGAGGCCAAAGAGCTGGGCAACAAGATGGACCTGAATGTGGTGAGGCTGAAGTTCACGGCATACCTGCCGGATGGTGATGGGGATTACACCAGAGCCCTGAAGCCGGCCATCTCCAAGCCCATCTATGACAGCA AGTCGCCCAATGCTTCTAACCTGAAGATCTCCCGCATGGACAAGACCTGCGGCTCCGTGCTGGGTGGAGACGAGATCTTCCTTTTGTGTGACAAGGTGCAGAAAG ATGATATCGATATTCGCTTTTTTGAGGAGGATAAGGAGGGAGGCTGGGAAGACTTTGGTGACTTCTCTCCCACAGACGTCCACAAACAG TACGCCATCGTGTTTAAGACTCCCAAATACCACACTCCGGACATCGAGCGGCCTGTCACCGTGTTCCTGCAGCTGAAACGGCGGAAGGGAAGTGACTGCAGTGAGCCTAAGCAGTTTACCTACGTGCCGCATGTGCAAG ACAAGGAGGAAGTTCAGCGCAAAAAAAAGAAGCCCCTCCCTCACTCCTTTGACCCATGGAATGGGCCCCCTGGGGGGGCTGCCGGGACTGGCCGAGGACCGGGGAGCTTCGGAGGATCAGGTAGAGGAGGAAACG gcGGATTCCCCTTTAACCCACAGCTGGACATGGGCTTCAGCACCATGGGCACCTTCATGGGCAATGGTACACGCATGGCAGCCTCGGTGCCAGCCCCCAGCACCCCCGCCGACCGGCAGGAGGGCAGCAGGGTGCCACCAGGAGGACCgcccctgcagcagcagctgctTCAGATTG CTTCCATGCTGCAGAATCGCGCCACTCAGACAGCCCGGCGTACCGCCAGAGCCTTACTGGACTACTGCAGCACGGGCGACGTTTGCCTCTTGCTGGCCGTGCAGAGGCAGCTCTACTCCGTGCAGGATGAGAATGGAGACAC GCCCCTGCACCTGGCCATCATTCACCAGCAGCCTGCGGTGGTCCAGCAGCTGGTGTATATGATCAGCACCATTCCCCAGCAGCAGATCCTCAACATCCGCAATCACATGAGCCAG ACTCCCCTGCACCTTGCAGTCATAACAAAGCAGCACAAGGTGCTGGACTGCTTGCTGAAAGCGGGGGCCGACCCCACCCTGGTCGACCGGGATGGCAGGTCGGTGCTGCACTTGGCAGCGGATATCGGTGACGAGTTTGTGCTGCGCGTCCTCCTCACCCACCTAAAGGAGAACTACAGCCACCTGTTCAACACAGCCGACTACCATG GGCTCCACCCACTGCACCTGGCTGTGAAGAAGGGGGGCGAGCGCTGCCTGCGGGCGCTGgtgctctgtggtgcccgggtCAATGCTGCTGAGCTGAAGAGCGGCAACACGGCACTGCACATCGCCGTCAGAGAGAACCTCTTCAAGGTGGCCTGCATGCTCATCACAGAG CTGAAGGCCGACGTGAATGCCAGCACATTCTGCGGGAACACACCCCTCCACCTGGCAGCCAGCCTGGGCTCCCCCACACTCTGCTCCATGCTCGTTGCTGCAG GCGCCAGGAAGGACCTAGAGAATGATGAGCCCCTCTTCCTCAGCTCCTCTGATGAGGAAGACGACGATaaggaagatgaggctgtagaAGAGATGAGCATGCAACAGCAGATAGCATCGTCCCCCAGTGAGGTGCCAAAGAACCCCCGCAAGAGAGCTGGAGGCCATACCCCCTTAGACCTGGCCAGGTGCCAGAAG gtaaGAGCAATTCTGGACAGTAGAGAGAGCGACAGGCCTAGCAGAGAAGTCGCCAAGCCCAGCGAGAAGCAGGAGGAAG CAAAACCACAGATGGACATCGAGACACTCAGCAAACTCTGTGGGATTCTGAGCCAGGCCAATGTGCCACTGCGGCAGCTGGCTGAGAAGCTGGGCATGCTCACACTGGCCGACCTATACCAGGAGAGTCCTTCACCCTGCCAGCACCTGCTGGAGAACTACCAG TTGGGCGGTGGTCAGCTGGAGACTCTGGTGGAGGCCCTGCAGTCATTGGGTCTGAATGAGGGAGTGAAGCTGCTGAGACAGACGGAGCTGAGGGACAAGGCCCAGAGCACAG ATGCCACCGTAGACAGTGGCTTTGGCAGCCATGTGACAGAAGATGTGGAGGAACAGGAGATCCAGCAGCCTGTGATGGCCAACCCATGA
- the nfkb2 gene encoding nuclear factor NF-kappa-B p100 subunit isoform X2 yields the protein MGHTYRSSRSPNRGDFDFAMSARVPPMVVCPAPPVRRIRRLTPQSRFNNLGILHITKKGVLEVLSKRLREEKLKQKGPNYHFTDAEEQEILKEAKELGNKMDLNVVRLKFTAYLPDGDGDYTRALKPAISKPIYDSKSPNASNLKISRMDKTCGSVLGGDEIFLLCDKVQKDDIDIRFFEEDKEGGWEDFGDFSPTDVHKQYAIVFKTPKYHTPDIERPVTVFLQLKRRKGSDCSEPKQFTYVPHVQDKEEVQRKKKKPLPHSFDPWNGPPGGAAGTGRGPGSFGGSGRGGNGGFPFNPQLDMGFSTMGTFMGNGTRMAASVPAPSTPADRQEGSRVPPGGPPLQQQLLQIASMLQNRATQTARRTARALLDYCSTGDVCLLLAVQRQLYSVQDENGDTPLHLAIIHQQPAVVQQLVYMISTIPQQQILNIRNHMSQTPLHLAVITKQHKVLDCLLKAGADPTLVDRDGRSVLHLAADIGDEFVLRVLLTHLKENYSHLFNTADYHGLHPLHLAVKKGGERCLRALVLCGARVNAAELKSGNTALHIAVRENLFKVACMLITELKADVNASTFCGNTPLHLAASLGSPTLCSMLVAAGARKDLENDEPLFLSSSDEEDDDKEDEAVEEMSMQQQIASSPSEVPKNPRKRAGGHTPLDLARCQKVRAILDSRESDRPSREVAKPSEKQEEAKPQMDIETLSKLCGILSQANVPLRQLAEKLGMLTLADLYQESPSPCQHLLENYQLGGGQLETLVEALQSLGLNEGVKLLRQTELRDKAQSTDATVDSGFGSHVTEDVEEQEIQQPVMANP from the exons ATGGGCCATACCTACAGATCATCGAGGAGCCCAAACAG AGGGGATTTCGATTTCGCTATGAGTGCGAGGGTCCCTCCCATGGTGGTCTGCCCGGCGCCTCCAGTGAGAAGAATAAGAAGACTTACCCCACAGTCAAG GTTCAACAACCTGGGCATCCTCCACATCACAAAGAAAGGGGTCCTTGAGGTCCTCTCCAAGAGACTTAGGGAGGAGAAGCTGAAGCAGAAGGGACCAAACTACCACTTCActg ACGCAGAAGAGCAGGAAATATTAAAGGAGGCCAAAGAGCTGGGCAACAAGATGGACCTGAATGTGGTGAGGCTGAAGTTCACGGCATACCTGCCGGATGGTGATGGGGATTACACCAGAGCCCTGAAGCCGGCCATCTCCAAGCCCATCTATGACAGCA AGTCGCCCAATGCTTCTAACCTGAAGATCTCCCGCATGGACAAGACCTGCGGCTCCGTGCTGGGTGGAGACGAGATCTTCCTTTTGTGTGACAAGGTGCAGAAAG ATGATATCGATATTCGCTTTTTTGAGGAGGATAAGGAGGGAGGCTGGGAAGACTTTGGTGACTTCTCTCCCACAGACGTCCACAAACAG TACGCCATCGTGTTTAAGACTCCCAAATACCACACTCCGGACATCGAGCGGCCTGTCACCGTGTTCCTGCAGCTGAAACGGCGGAAGGGAAGTGACTGCAGTGAGCCTAAGCAGTTTACCTACGTGCCGCATGTGCAAG ACAAGGAGGAAGTTCAGCGCAAAAAAAAGAAGCCCCTCCCTCACTCCTTTGACCCATGGAATGGGCCCCCTGGGGGGGCTGCCGGGACTGGCCGAGGACCGGGGAGCTTCGGAGGATCAGGTAGAGGAGGAAACG gcGGATTCCCCTTTAACCCACAGCTGGACATGGGCTTCAGCACCATGGGCACCTTCATGGGCAATGGTACACGCATGGCAGCCTCGGTGCCAGCCCCCAGCACCCCCGCCGACCGGCAGGAGGGCAGCAGGGTGCCACCAGGAGGACCgcccctgcagcagcagctgctTCAGATTG CTTCCATGCTGCAGAATCGCGCCACTCAGACAGCCCGGCGTACCGCCAGAGCCTTACTGGACTACTGCAGCACGGGCGACGTTTGCCTCTTGCTGGCCGTGCAGAGGCAGCTCTACTCCGTGCAGGATGAGAATGGAGACAC GCCCCTGCACCTGGCCATCATTCACCAGCAGCCTGCGGTGGTCCAGCAGCTGGTGTATATGATCAGCACCATTCCCCAGCAGCAGATCCTCAACATCCGCAATCACATGAGCCAG ACTCCCCTGCACCTTGCAGTCATAACAAAGCAGCACAAGGTGCTGGACTGCTTGCTGAAAGCGGGGGCCGACCCCACCCTGGTCGACCGGGATGGCAGGTCGGTGCTGCACTTGGCAGCGGATATCGGTGACGAGTTTGTGCTGCGCGTCCTCCTCACCCACCTAAAGGAGAACTACAGCCACCTGTTCAACACAGCCGACTACCATG GGCTCCACCCACTGCACCTGGCTGTGAAGAAGGGGGGCGAGCGCTGCCTGCGGGCGCTGgtgctctgtggtgcccgggtCAATGCTGCTGAGCTGAAGAGCGGCAACACGGCACTGCACATCGCCGTCAGAGAGAACCTCTTCAAGGTGGCCTGCATGCTCATCACAGAG CTGAAGGCCGACGTGAATGCCAGCACATTCTGCGGGAACACACCCCTCCACCTGGCAGCCAGCCTGGGCTCCCCCACACTCTGCTCCATGCTCGTTGCTGCAG GCGCCAGGAAGGACCTAGAGAATGATGAGCCCCTCTTCCTCAGCTCCTCTGATGAGGAAGACGACGATaaggaagatgaggctgtagaAGAGATGAGCATGCAACAGCAGATAGCATCGTCCCCCAGTGAGGTGCCAAAGAACCCCCGCAAGAGAGCTGGAGGCCATACCCCCTTAGACCTGGCCAGGTGCCAGAAG gtaaGAGCAATTCTGGACAGTAGAGAGAGCGACAGGCCTAGCAGAGAAGTCGCCAAGCCCAGCGAGAAGCAGGAGGAAG CAAAACCACAGATGGACATCGAGACACTCAGCAAACTCTGTGGGATTCTGAGCCAGGCCAATGTGCCACTGCGGCAGCTGGCTGAGAAGCTGGGCATGCTCACACTGGCCGACCTATACCAGGAGAGTCCTTCACCCTGCCAGCACCTGCTGGAGAACTACCAG TTGGGCGGTGGTCAGCTGGAGACTCTGGTGGAGGCCCTGCAGTCATTGGGTCTGAATGAGGGAGTGAAGCTGCTGAGACAGACGGAGCTGAGGGACAAGGCCCAGAGCACAG ATGCCACCGTAGACAGTGGCTTTGGCAGCCATGTGACAGAAGATGTGGAGGAACAGGAGATCCAGCAGCCTGTGATGGCCAACCCATGA